DNA from Paenibacillus sp. JQZ6Y-1:
GCGATTCGCTGATTCCGGCGCTCGGTATCGAAGGCAGTCAGGAGTATCACGACGGTAAGGCGGGCAGCATTTCCGGTATCAAAGTCACCGATCCGCAAACGATCTCGGTGACGATTGCCAAGCCGAACGCAACCGCTCTGCTGACACTGGGCAGCGATGTACTCTCCAAAGCCTACTATGGCAAGGATTACAGCTTCGGGCATCTGGATTACATCAAAGACCTGCACCTGAAGCCGCTCGGCAACGGTCCTTACGTATTGGAGAAGTTCCTGCCCGGACAGGAAGTGCGCTTTACGGCGAACGAGCATTATTTTAAAGGCGCTCCAAAAACGAAAAACTTTATCTACAAAACATCCGAAGGCGATACATGGCAATACGTGGAGACTGGTGAGATCGACTTTGCCGCTTTCAGTGCCACGCAGGAAAATATCGACAAGCTGAAAAGTCTCGGCTTCGTCAATATTCTGCCGTACACCGGCAGCACCTACAGCTATCTGCAACCGAATCTGGAGCATGATGCGCTGAAGGATAAAAAGGTACGTCAGGCAATCACCTACGGTCTGGATCGTCAAAGTATCTATGTCGATGCCAACCAAGGAGCAGGCGAGCTTGCCAATATCCCAGCGGCACCGATCTCATGGGCATACACGCAGGACGGCATCAACCCGTATGCGTATAACCCAGACAAAGCGAATCAATTGCTGGACGAAGCAGGCTGGACAGCTGGCTCTGACGGTATCCGTACGAAGAACGGACAGAAGCTCACCATTCACTATCTCGGTACAAAAAGCCCACAAACCGATGTGTTTATCGCTGTTGCGACCGAGAACTTTAAAGCGATTGGCATAGACTTCCAACCAGAGGTATTCGCCGACTTTAACTCGCTCGTGTCCAAGGTAGAAGGTGGCGATTACGATCTGGCATCCTTCTCCACAGCGATGCTGACCGATCCGTCTGACGGGCTGACACAGTTCCTCGATGGCGAGGTTAAGGGCTACAACAATCCAGAGTTTGTGAAGCTGTACAATGAAGCGCTGGCAACATCGGATATTGAGCAGCGCAAACAAATCTATGCCAAAATCTTCAAGCTGCTGAACGATGATCTGCCGGTTATTTTCACCAATTATAAAAAGACAGTCTATGCGTACAATGGGCGTATTCAGGACTTGAATGTCAGTCCATTCAACGGTATCGCTTCCAGCGTACCGGACTGGAATCTGCAAAAATGATGATGTTCTCAGCACAAGTAGATAGAAACTGTCTGCGTCATTCATCAGGGCAGGAGGGTTG
Protein-coding regions in this window:
- a CDS encoding ABC transporter substrate-binding protein; translation: MKKSMTLLSGVLLSSLLFTACSNEGASGSTASSGSESSATGQSASAALTELYKAPDLSKLPAAAQKRTDTIIMALTDPSGAFTPYFHQSGYDGNVSSLLFASLVTTDDKGLPAPNLATSWDISDDQRTYTFHLQKDLTFSDGSPLTADDVAFTWTILHDKAYDGDSLIPALGIEGSQEYHDGKAGSISGIKVTDPQTISVTIAKPNATALLTLGSDVLSKAYYGKDYSFGHLDYIKDLHLKPLGNGPYVLEKFLPGQEVRFTANEHYFKGAPKTKNFIYKTSEGDTWQYVETGEIDFAAFSATQENIDKLKSLGFVNILPYTGSTYSYLQPNLEHDALKDKKVRQAITYGLDRQSIYVDANQGAGELANIPAAPISWAYTQDGINPYAYNPDKANQLLDEAGWTAGSDGIRTKNGQKLTIHYLGTKSPQTDVFIAVATENFKAIGIDFQPEVFADFNSLVSKVEGGDYDLASFSTAMLTDPSDGLTQFLDGEVKGYNNPEFVKLYNEALATSDIEQRKQIYAKIFKLLNDDLPVIFTNYKKTVYAYNGRIQDLNVSPFNGIASSVPDWNLQK